The following are encoded in a window of Phaseolus vulgaris cultivar G19833 chromosome 3, P. vulgaris v2.0, whole genome shotgun sequence genomic DNA:
- the LOC137807237 gene encoding uncharacterized protein yields the protein MEEEQASQVGRSLIKQLACCNKTTREKTLRLLLKSWLPSQSQPLSDDDAKKLWKGLFYCMWHSDKPLVQSDLVDRLSSLLLSLHLPLSIQYFSIFLLTMRREWSGIDALRLDKFYLLIRRFVSKFFSLMKTNSWDLQLVQRLMGIFDEGTFSAQENKAHGNGVNYHIATVFLEELRPFLPLKQQVLEVLLKPFISAMGRVHDKVLVGKIRTGVFHLLLKNGKALLEVKKRGDEDVDSGDEVVVLGTVALVMGFSGRFYEMGSSAECWQGNRKVLFALHSEFLKLEKGAVNSGVEILIPDVIDEEEVPELVPLGPAEVAGNGEVLKKCEKDKEVTVNGGESTKRRRKKKKGDASDLASAAQSGKENVASDNGENANDGSAVVFSETVIANLQRQFEKVAEETGLVEESAGVSDSPEVASATGETVSKKRKRTKSLKGKASQDSADLNGLVGKESAGAKSGDKSAKKVRFSMKNNLVWKPHSPLPPQSLRLPPSATPRGSALKKGVPPGPVREMPLPTKKQKMKKVRKAIKGVSPSVKRLKKLKLRAA from the coding sequence atggaggaggagcaggcgtcccAGGTGGGTCGGTCTCTGATCAAGCAGCTGGCGTGCTGCAACAAAACCACCAGAGAGAAAACCCTTCGCCTCCTCCTCAAATCGTGGCTTCCCTCGCAGTCCCAACCCCTCTCCGACGACGATGCCAAGAAGCTCTGGAAGGGTCTTTTCTACTGCATGTGGCACTCAGACAAGCCCCTCGTCCAATCCGACCTCGTCGATCGCTTGTCATCTCTTCTCCTGTCCCTCCACCTCCCTCTCTCCATCCAGTACTTCTCCATCTTCCTCCTAACCATGCGCCGCGAGTGGTCCGGAATAGATGCCCTGCGACTCGACAAGTTCTACCTTCTCATTCGCAGGTTCGTCTCCAAGTTCTTCTCTCTCATGAAAACCAATTCCTGGGATCTCCAACTTGTGCAGAGATTAATGGGTATTTTCGACGAGGGGACTTTCTCCGCTCAGGAAAATAAGGCCCACGGGAACGGTGTTAATTACCACATTGCCACTGTTTTTCTTGAGGAGCTTCGCCCTTTTCTACCGCTTAAACAGCAGGTTCTGGAAGTGCTGTTGAAGCCGTTTATTTCTGCTATGGGGAGGGTCCACGATAAGGTGTTGGTGGGGAAGATTAGGACTGGGGTGTTTCATTTGTTGCTTAAGAATGGGAAGGCGTTGTTGGAGGTTAAGAAGAGAGGGGATGAGGATGTTGATTCTGGTGACGAGGTTGTCGTTCTTGGAACTGTTGCCTTGGTGATGGGGTTTTCCgggaggttttatgaaatgggtTCTTCTGCTGAGTGCTGGCAGGGAAATAGGAAGGTGCTGTTTGCGCTGCATTCTGAGTTTTTGAAGTTGGAGAAGGGGGCTGTGAATTCGGGGGTTGAGATCCTGATTCCTGATGTTATTGATGAAGAGGAGGTGCCGGAATTGGTTCCACTGGGGCCTGCAGAGGTTGCTGGTAATGGTGAGGTGTTAAAGAAGTGCGAGAAGGACAAGGAGGTGACTGTTAATGGTGGCGAGAGCAcgaagaggaggaggaagaagaagaagggtgaTGCCTCTGATCTGGCTAGTGCTGCCCAGAGTGGCAAGGAGAATGTGGCTAGTGATAATGGCGAGAATGCTAATGATGGAAGCGCTGTGGTGTTCAGTGAGACTGTGATTGCTAACCTGCAGAGGCAGTTTGAGAAGGTTGCTGAGGAGACGGGTTTGGTTGAAGAATCTGCGGGTGTGTCTGATTCGCCCGAGGTTGCCTCTGCTACCGGAGAAACCGTGTctaagaagaggaagaggacaAAGAGTTTGAAAGGGAAGGCCTCTCAGGATTCTGCTGATTTGAATGGCCTTGTCGGTAAGGAGAGTGCCGGGGCAAAGAGTGGGGATAAGAGTGCAAAAAAGGTAAGATTTTCGATGAAAAATAACTTGGTGTGGAAGCCACACAGTCCTTTACCTCCTCAGAGTTTGAGGTTGCCTCCCTCTGCAACACCCAGAGGAAGTGCACTCAAAAAGGGTGTGCCTCCGGGTCCCGTCAGGGAGATGCCACTTCCTACCAAAAAGCAAAAAATGAAGAAGGTCAGGAAGGCAATTAAAGGTGTTTCTCCATCTGTCAAACGCCTGAAGAAATTAAAACTGCGTGCTGCATGA